A single window of Granulicella sibirica DNA harbors:
- a CDS encoding RidA family protein yields the protein MSRQYFSNNPSRPFSDAVLIDGRTLYLSGRIGLLPEVDAVPESADDEAHLVLQDVQRILGDAGMGMEHLVFLQIFSPDVSLWGAFNVVYRQYFDGPMPPRSFLGSGPLLFGARFEVQGIAVKDSESASS from the coding sequence ATGAGCCGACAGTATTTCTCGAACAACCCATCCCGCCCGTTCAGCGATGCCGTTCTGATCGATGGGCGGACGCTTTATCTCTCCGGACGCATCGGCCTTCTGCCCGAAGTCGACGCCGTGCCCGAGAGCGCGGATGATGAAGCGCATCTCGTTTTGCAGGATGTCCAGAGGATCCTCGGAGACGCCGGCATGGGCATGGAGCATCTTGTCTTCCTGCAGATCTTCAGCCCGGACGTATCGCTCTGGGGAGCGTTCAACGTGGTCTACCGCCAGTACTTCGACGGCCCGATGCCTCCGCGGTCGTTCCTTGGCTCCGGGCCCCTGTTATTCGGAGCTCGCTTCGAGGTACAGGGAATCGCGGTGAAAGACAGCGAGTCTGCGTCGTCCTGA
- a CDS encoding D-hexose-6-phosphate mutarotase: MTAQATTTPSAQTLSQLNDHFGLAGVLAFREKDGLLFADITTPAATGSLCLQGAHLLAWQPAGQQPVIFLSQKSDMTPGKPIRGGVPLLFPWFGPRHDGKEGPMHGFARTQNWNLQFAALAGEDLHLTFTQGPTDLTRSLGFDHFRLAYEVAIGHTLKLKLTVANDGAEPLLFEEGMHSYFCVQDVHEITITGLDGTTYIDKKDEFKKKPQVAGPMHITAPTDRVYLDTTSSLVIHDPAERREITIEKVNSDTTVVWNPWGEMPDIQPNGWHEFVCVETVNAGDQSISLAPGKTHTMESHVSVKKLTV; encoded by the coding sequence ATGACCGCCCAAGCCACCACGACTCCCAGCGCCCAGACCCTTTCGCAGCTCAACGACCACTTCGGCCTCGCCGGTGTGCTCGCCTTCCGGGAGAAGGATGGACTTCTGTTCGCCGACATCACGACCCCCGCCGCGACCGGCAGCCTGTGCCTTCAGGGCGCGCATCTGCTCGCGTGGCAACCAGCGGGGCAGCAGCCGGTGATCTTCCTGAGCCAGAAATCGGATATGACGCCGGGTAAGCCGATTCGAGGCGGTGTGCCGCTCCTCTTCCCGTGGTTCGGACCACGGCACGATGGCAAGGAAGGGCCGATGCACGGATTCGCGCGCACGCAGAACTGGAATCTTCAGTTCGCTGCGCTGGCAGGGGAAGACCTGCACCTAACCTTTACGCAGGGTCCGACCGACCTCACCCGCTCGCTCGGCTTCGATCACTTTCGCCTCGCCTACGAGGTTGCGATCGGGCACACGTTGAAGCTCAAGCTGACGGTCGCCAACGATGGCGCCGAGCCCCTGCTCTTCGAGGAAGGAATGCACAGCTACTTCTGCGTGCAGGACGTTCACGAGATCACGATCACCGGACTTGATGGCACGACCTACATCGACAAGAAGGACGAGTTCAAGAAGAAGCCGCAGGTCGCCGGCCCCATGCACATCACCGCGCCGACCGATCGCGTCTATCTCGATACGACGTCTTCCCTGGTCATCCATGATCCGGCGGAGCGCCGAGAGATCACCATCGAAAAGGTGAACTCCGACACCACGGTGGTGTGGAACCCGTGGGGCGAGATGCCGGATATCCAGCCGAATGGATGGCACGAGTTCGTGTGCGTCGAGACGGTAAACGCGGGCGATCAGTCGATCTCGCTCGCGCCGGGCAAGACGCACACGATGGAGAGCCATGTCTCGGTCAAGAAGCTGACGGTTTAG
- a CDS encoding N-acetylmuramidase domain-containing protein, giving the protein MSFQGQSLALTSDGLAAAASTLNVQVPEIWAVLSVETKGTGFLPDRRPQILFERHYFSRLTNHQYDATHPGISNPIQGGYGAIGANQYLRLQEAYGLNQDAALQSASWGMGQIMGANHKAAGFDDAASMVTAMTNSEDAHLAAMVSFLIANRLDRFLAAHDWASFARGYNGPNYAINHYDDKLNTCYQKFQTGTFPDLNVRAAQIYLQFKGFNPNGIDGVAGPGTASAVKAFQTSIGVTPTGIIDDALLAALKPADA; this is encoded by the coding sequence ATGAGCTTCCAGGGACAAAGTCTTGCGTTGACCTCAGATGGTCTCGCTGCCGCAGCATCCACGTTGAACGTTCAGGTACCCGAGATCTGGGCCGTACTCTCGGTCGAGACCAAAGGGACGGGTTTCCTTCCCGATCGCCGGCCGCAGATCCTCTTCGAGCGGCATTACTTCTCGCGTCTGACGAACCACCAGTACGACGCCACACATCCAGGCATCAGCAACCCGATACAGGGCGGCTACGGCGCGATCGGAGCGAACCAGTACCTCCGCCTCCAGGAGGCGTATGGCCTCAACCAGGATGCCGCACTCCAGAGCGCTTCCTGGGGAATGGGTCAAATTATGGGCGCGAACCACAAAGCCGCAGGCTTCGACGATGCGGCGAGCATGGTAACCGCGATGACCAACTCCGAGGACGCTCATCTCGCCGCGATGGTCAGCTTCCTCATCGCCAATCGTCTCGACAGATTCCTCGCCGCGCATGACTGGGCTTCCTTCGCCCGCGGATACAACGGACCGAACTACGCCATCAACCACTACGACGATAAGCTCAACACCTGCTACCAGAAGTTCCAGACAGGCACGTTCCCTGATCTCAACGTGCGGGCCGCCCAGATCTATCTACAGTTCAAGGGCTTCAATCCGAATGGAATAGACGGAGTCGCCGGCCCAGGGACCGCCAGCGCCGTCAAGGCGTTTCAGACATCCATCGGCGTCACCCCGACCGGCATCATCGACGACGCTCTCCTGGCGGCGCTCAAGCCCGCCGACGCCTAA